The Actinoplanes sp. N902-109 genomic interval CGGAAAGGTGTGCCCATGTCGTTGACCGACCTCCCGGAACTGCCCGTGCTGGTCGGCCGTGACCGGGAATGTGCGGTCCTGACGCGGGCGCTGCAGCGGGCCCGGCAGGGGCAGGGCAGCGCGGTGTTCCTGACCGGGGCGGAAGGCGCCGGCAAGTCCCGGCTGGTGCTCGAAGCCGCCCGGTCGGCCCGCGCCGCCGGGCTGACCGTGCTGCTGGGCCGCACCGGCACGACCCGCCCGGCCGAGATGCTGCGCCCGGTCACCGAGGCTCTCGCACCGCTGTTCCGGGCCGGCACCGGCCGCACCGCCGGTCCGCACCTGCTGGCCGTGGCCGAACACCTGCGGCTGCACAGCGACCCCGCACCGGATGCGGCCCGCTCGTCCGCGGTGGCGCTGGGCGAGGCGGTGCTGCGGTTGCTCACCTCCACCGGCCAGGGCTGCCTGCTCGCGTTGGAGGACCTGCACGACGCCGACCCGCGCACCCTGGCCCTGGTCGAGTACCTGGCCGACAACCTCGCGGGCTACCCGGTCGTGGTGCTGTCGACGCTGCGCCGCGGACCGGGACCGGCCTGGAACCTGGCGCAGGCCCTGCAGCAGCGGTGCAGCGGCAGCATGCTCGGCCTGCAACCGCTGGACCGGCCGGCGGTGCGCCGGCTCGTGGCCGCCCACCTGGCGGTGGACCCGCGCGCCGTGCCCGACCCGGTGACCGAACAGCTGAGCCGGGCCAGCGCGGGCAACCCGTTCCTCGCGACCGAGCTGCTGCGGGCGATGTGCGACAGCGGCGCGGTGACGAGGACGCCCGCGGGCTGCCGGGTGACCGGTGACCTCGGCGTGCCGCTGCCGTCGACGGTGCTGCACTGGGTGGGCGAGCAGGTGCACCGGCTCGGCCCGGCCGGGCGGGACCTGCTGACCACCGCCGCCGTCATCGGCCCGCGGTTCCCGTTGCCGGTGCTCGGCCGGGCCACCGGTGTCGCCGATGACGTGCTGCTCAGCCATCTCCGCGCCGCGGTCGACGCCGCCCTGCTCAGCGCCGGGGACGACGGGCACGACTGGTACGCCTTCGCCAACCCGGTCGTCGGGCCGGCCCTGCTCGACCGGCTCACCCCGGCCGACCAGGCGACCACCGCGCAGAAGCTGGTGCGGGCCGTGCGCGAGCTGTATCCCGGGCTGCCCGGCGACTGGCCGGTCTTCGCCGCCCGGCTCACCCGGCTGGCCGGGGACCACCCCGGCGCGGGCCAGCTGATGCTGCTGGCTGGGCGGCGTGCCCTGCACGGTGGCCGGCCGGTGGCCGCCACCGCTCTGCTGACCGAGGCCTGGCAGCTGGTGGCTACCGCACCCGACCTCCGGCTGCGCGTCGACGTGCTGCACGAGCTGCTGTTCGCGCTGGCCGAGACCGGGGAGGCCGGGCGTGGCCTGGAACACCGGGACAGCCTGGCCGACCTGTGCGACCCGGCCGTCCCGCTGGACCGGCTGGCCGCCGTGCACGTCCAGTTCGCCCGGCTGACCGCCATGGCCGGTCGGCCCGCCGAGGCGGCCGGGCATCTCGACACCGCCCGCAAGCTGCTCGGACCGGCCGCGCCCGACCGGCTGACGGCCACGGTGGACGCGGTCGCGGCGCTGCTCGTGGTGGATCCGCCACCGCACTCCGCACAGCTGGCCCAGCAGGCAGTGGAGAAAGCGGGCCGGGCCGGGCTGCCCGCGGTGGCCTGCCTGGGCTGGCAGGCGCGCGGACAGCTGGCCCGGCGCACCGGCCCGGCCGGTGCCGAGTTCTGCTTCACCCAGATGCGGCTGCTCGCCGAACGCCATCACCTGCCGCTGTGGCGGATGCACAGCGCGGTGCTGCTGGCCGAGCAGCGGTGGCTGGAGACCGGCGACGCCGCGGGGCTGCACGAGCTGGCCGGGCCGACCTACCGGTTCGGGGCCCAGGCGCTGCACCACACGGTGATCGGCCTGCTCGCCTGGGATGCCGTGCTGCGCGCCGACTACCCGGCGGCGCAGCGGCTCGTCGACCAGAGCGCGGACACCGTACGCCGGCTGGGCCTGGCCGACGCGGCCCGGCGGCTGGCGTTCGTCACCGCGGTGTCGGCGGCGCACCGCGGTGACCGTACCGGGCTGGAAACCGCCCACGCCGCCCTCGACGACGGCCCGGACGCCCCGTTCCTGGCCCTGACCCACGGCATGGCCCGGGCCGTGTACGCGCTGCTGGAGGACGACGAGCCGGGCGCGCGCCGCGAGCTGACGACCGCCGAGCGGCTGGACGCGCAGCGGCCGGGCCCGTACCCGCTGACCGGGCGGCACGGCCTCGCGCTGCTGCTGGACGTCCTCGGCGGAGCTGCCGCCGAGGAGCGCTGGGAGCGGGAGAGTCAGGGCGCCGCGCGGCTGCACTGGAACCGGCACTTCGTGCTGCTCGCCGAGGCGGTGCGACGGGGCCGGCAGGGTGATGCGGCCGGTGCCGCGGCGGTCGCCGAGTCGGTGCGCACCCACGAGCACGCCTTCCCGCTGCTCGTCCATCTCGGTCTGCGGCTGGTGGCCGAGGCCGCCCGGCGGGACCGCTGGGGTGACCCGGTGCGCTGGCTGCGCGACGCCGAGGACTTCTTCGTCCGCGCCGACGCCGACGCCTCCGCCCGCGCCTGCCGCTCCCAGCTGCGCCGGTGCGGGGCGGTCGTGCCGCACCGGGGCCGCTCCAGCCGGGTGCCCGCCGCGCTGCGCTCGGTCGGGGTCACCGACCGGGAGTACGAGGTGCTGCAGCTGATGGCCGAGTGGTCGGACAACAGGGGGATAGCCAGCAAGCTGTTCATCTCGCCGCGCACGGTCGAGAAGCACGTCGCCAGCCTGATCGCCAAGACCGAGCAGACCAACCGGACAGCGTTAAGCCGGTACGCCGCCCGGCTCGTCGCCCAGGCCGAGCCGGTCGACGGCCCGGTAGCCGCCGCCGAACAGCACCGCCGGGTCGGCGTCGGTCCGGAGGCCGACCCGGACCGGGGTGCCTAGCACGAGCACGTGATCGGCGACCGCGATCGTGCGCGCCACCGTGCACGTGGCGGCGGCCAGCGCACCGTCGAGCACCGGCACGCCGTCCACCATCCGGTGCGCGACCCCGGCGAACCGGTCGGGCAGCGGCGCGGCGAACCGGTCGGCGAGCCGGGCCTGCCGGCGGGTCAGCAGGTTGACCCCGAACACGCCGGTGGTCTCGACGGCGGCCAGCGTGCGACTGGTGGTGGCGAGCGACACCAGCAGCAGCGGCGGATCCAGCGACACCGACGTGAACGCGTTGACCGTGCACCCGGCGGCCCGCCCGGCCACTGCGCCGGTGACCACCGCCACCCCGGTGGCCCAGCTGCGCATGAAGGTGCGCAGCTCGGCCCCCTCGGTCACGGACCACGCGGCGGTGGTCATCGGGTGGCCGGGCCGGACTGCCCGGCGGGGATCGGCTCCAGCGCCGGGCCGCCGGTCCCGATCAGCTCGGTGCGGCACCGGGCCTGGCGTTCCAGCAGCTCGTCGCGGTCGGCGCCGGGCAGCTCCAAGGCCCGGGTGTAGTCCTGCTCGGCCGCCGCCCAGCGCCGCGCCGCCTCGTGCACGAAGCCACGGTTGTAGAGCAGGTCCGGGTTGTCCGGCTCGACGTCGAGCGCGGCGGTCAGGTCACGCACGGCGGTGTCCGGGTCGCCGCTGTCGAAGGCCAGGGTGGCCCGGCTGGCCAGCGCGGCGACCAGGGCCGGGTCCGCGGCCAGGGCCCGGTCGAAGGACTCGCGAGCGGCGCCGGGCTGCCCGTCGGCCAGCGCCAGCAGCCCCCGCAGGTGCAGCAACCGCGGCTCGTCCGGGTGCAGCTCCAGCCCCTCCTCGACATAGCCGCGGGCCCGCTGCGGCGCACCCTCGTCGAGCAGCAGGCTGATCACGTTGACCCGGGCGTCGAGCTGGTCCGGTTCCAGCTCGACCACATAGCCGAAGTCGCTGATGGCCCCGGCGCTGTCGCCCAGCTCGGCGCGCAGGTCGGCGCGGTTGTAGTACAGCTCGTAGAACGGCGGCGACAGGCTGATCGCGGTGTCGCAGTCGGCGATCGCGCCGGTGATGTCCCCCAGGCGGCGCCGCGCGTCGGCCCGGTCGAAGTAGTAGTCGGCGTAGTTCGGGTCCAGCTCGATCACCTTGCTCAGGTCGGCCAGCGCCTCCGCCAGCCGGCCCAGCGCCAGGTACGCCTTGCCCCGGTTGTGCACCAGCACCGAGCGGTGCAGCCGGTGCTTGTCGCCCGGCAGCTCCTGGTCCAGCCGGCGCAGGCCCTCGTCGACCAGCCGCAGCGCCGCGGGCACCCGGCCCAGCCGCATCTCGATCAGCGCCAGCCCGTTGTTCTGGAACACCGAGTGGAAGGCGCGCTTCTCCAGGTCGGGCAGGAGCGAGGCGATCGCGATGGAGTTGTTGATGTAGCCGCGGGCCAGGTGGTGGTCCTTGATCGCGTCCGGGTGGAACCGGGTGTACAGCATCGCCAGCGCGTAGCCGGTGGACATCTGCAGCTCCGGGTCGGAGTAGCGGCTGCGCAGGTCCAGATAGGTCGGCTCGGCCTCGGTGGTCCGGCCCAGCACCACCATGGCCGAGCTGGCCCGGGTGCTGAGCAGCCAGAACAGCCGCATCTGGGTGTCCGGGTCGACCAGCGCGCGGCCGCGGGTGCCGTAGTCGATCACCGCGTGGTAGTAGCCCATGGCGCCGCAGTGCCGGGCTGCCTCGTACAGGGCGTCGGCACCGGCACCGGCCGGGTCGCTGCCGTGCTCCAGGTGCCAGGGGATCGCACCCAGCTCCAGGCTGTACTCGTCACGCTCGCGCAACGCCGCGGCCCGCGCGTCGTGCAGCGCCCGGCGGAGCTGCGGGTCGGCCCGCTCGTACGCGGCCCGCTCGGCCGGGTCGGTCGAGGTGCCGTCCGCTTCCACGTACGCCCGCAGCAGCTGGTCCGCGTCCCGGTCGTCCCCACCGGCCGGGGCGGGCCCGTCGGGCAGCCGCTCGGCGTACCGGTCCAGCGCCGCCGCGAGCTCGGGCAGCAACCCGGTGCCGTCCGTCTCGACGGTCACGTGGACCCGCCCGGGGTCGGCCCGGCGCAGCAGGATGGCGAGGAACTCCTGGTCGGTCGGGTCGGCCTGGTCCACCCGGGCGAAGGTGATCTCGAGCGGGGTGGTTCCCGCGTACCTGATCAGGAACTCGGTGGCACCGTGCGCCAGCCGCCGGGTGCGGTTGGCCGGGTAGATGCGGGTGCGTTCCTCCGGCACCGCCAGCGACGTCAGGGTCTCCGGCGCGGCGTCGATCCGGCCGCGCAGCTCGGGGGCGGCCGAGAGGATCTCGGTCAGGTGGTGCCGGACCAGCTCCGGGCGGTCCTCGCCGGCCTGCGGCACGAGCAGCCGCAGCACGGTGCCCAGCCCGGTGTACGGCCCCCGCAGCGCCCGGTGGCTGTCGGCGACGATCCCGGTGCGCGCCGACCGGCCGGTCTGCCAGTGATGTCTGATCATGCCTGTGCTCCTTCGGGGGTGGCGCGGCGCTTGCGACCCGCGACCAGCGGCAGCACCACGATCTCGGCCAGGACCAGCGTGAGAGAGGCGACGGAGTCCCAGAACCCGGCGGTGCTGCCGCCGGACAGGGCGGACACCACCCGGCCGGCGAACTCCAGCACCAGCGGGGCGGTCCACAGCGTGACGGTGACCAGCAGCGCGCCGACGCCCGCGCAGGTGATCAGCGCGAACCAGGGGGCGAGCTGCCGGTCGCGCGGTGACCAGTCGGTGTCGTCGGTGTCGGCCGGGTGCACCCCGGGCAGCCGGCGGAACCGGTCGCGCAGCCAGGCCATGCTGACCTCGTGCAGGTTGGTGCAACCGAGCGCGGTGGTGGCGACGAAGTACAGGTCGGTGCGCAGGAAGACATAGAACTGCCAGGACATCCGCAGCAGCACGGTGTAGGCCACCGCGAGCGCCAGCCGGCCCGGCCAGGACAGCCCGCCGGCCAGGTCGGCCCGCGCCGCCAGCACCAGCGCGGCGAACACCAGCGCATCGGCCAGCAGCCCCGCCAGCATCGGCAGGTAGCGCTTGCGGGCCGGCACCGTCAGCAGCGCGTCCAGCTCGGTCTCGACCACGGCGTAGTAGAGCCGGCGCCCGACCCGCATCCGGGTGGGCAGCCCCAGCCGGCGGGCGGCGAGCAGGTGGAAGAACTCGTGCCACAGGATGGCCGGTGACTGGCACAGCGCCAGGCCGATCTGCACGGCCAGCAGCGAGGGCACGAAGAACACATTGGTCGCGTGCGGGCGCAGCTGCGGCTCCTGTGCCAGGGCGATCACCCCGGCGAGCAGCAGGATCGCGTACCCCACCCAGGCCGGCCAGGAGAACGCCAACCGGCCCAGCCGCCGGAACCGCACCTGTGGCGCGACGGCCGGCGGTTCCCCGGCAGCCCGGATGAACCCCAGTTCCCGCAGCGTGTCGATGAAGTCCACGAGGTCGACGGGGTCGCCGTAGGTCTGTTCGTACCAGCGCCCGGCCTCCTCCGGGGGCATCCCGTCGGCGAGCCGGCGCAGCAGCGCGACGCCGTCCTCGGGCAGCAGGGCGAAGGAGGCCGCGTCGATCCGGCCGACCGTGATGCCGTCCCGCTCGGTGACATAGGTGAGCGGATGAAACTCCAGAGTGGTCGTTGCCATGCGACTCCTTCCCGGGGCCGGCCCGTCGGCCGTCCCGGTGCCCGGGCACCGGGACGGCCGGTCGGCTCAGCAGCAGTCCGTGCAGTACAGCGGGGCGGACGTGGTGAGCTTGATGGAGCCGGTCTTGCGGATCGTGATCTTCTTCATGTCGTTCACCTCCCTGGCGCCGGGGGGTCGGTGGCGGCCGGCAGCACCGAAACTGCCAGCCGGCGGCGGTGCGCGGCATGGGGGGTGATCCCCAAAAAGCCGGTGCGCCGCGGGGGTGAAGATGGGGCCGATTACCCATTGCCGTCGCCGTGGGCCGCCAGCACGCTCACCGCATGCAGAACGACGCGCTGTCAATGATCATCTGTGGGTCGAGCGCGGCGATGGCGAGCTCCGGCTACCTCTCCTGGCTGCGCCAGGAGATCGACCTGCCGCTGCGGGTGCTGCTCACCGCGAGCGCCGAGCGGTTCGTCCAGCCGTCGTCCATCGCCTGGTACGCCGACGAGGTGTTCACCAGCACCGACGCCTCTCTCAACCCGACCGAGTTCGCCAAGCGTTCGCTGGGCATCGTGGTGCTGCCGGCGACCGCGAACACGATTGCCGCGGCGGCGCTCGGGCTGGCCGGCTCGCCCGCGCAGACGGCCCTGCTCGCCGGGGACCGGCCCGCCCTGTTCTTCCCCAGCATGAACAAGTCGATGTGGGTCAAGCGCACGACCCGGCAGCACGTGGAGACGTTGCGGGCCGACGGGCACACCGTGGTCGAGCCGCAGGAGCGGGTCATCTTCGAGCTGTGGCAGCGGGAGAACGCCGTCGGCATCGCCATGCCGCCGCCGGACGCGGTCGCCCAGCTGATCATCGGCTGGCTGGAGGGCGGCCTGGCCGATGCCGACGCCGATGCCGTCGAGGCCGGCGTCAGCGAGCCCGCTGCACCGCGGTGAAACTCACGCTGAGTAGCCCGGCGCGGGTCTGCACCTGGTAGCGGGTGCGCCCGCGCTTGACCACGGTGCCGGTCAGGTCGGCGTACTTGCCGGTGCCGGTCAGCCGTACCCGCTCACCCACCTGCAGCGGCACCGGCGGCGAGACGGGCCGCCCGGCCCGGATGCGGGCGAGCTCGGCGGCGTAGCGCGGGTCCATCGGCGCGGGGCCGCCGTCGTGGGTCCAGGTGTAGATCGCCGCCGGGGAGAACCCGCGCGAGCAGGTGCGGCAGGACTTGACCCGGATCGGCCGGCGGTGCGCCGTCGTGCGGTGGCCCACCGGGCACACGCCCACCCACGAGCCCTCGACGCTGGGCGCGTCCACCGGCATGCAGCGCTCACCCGAGCAGCCGATGCGCCGTGCGGTGGCCTGCCACACCCGGTCGTGCCCGTGCCGCGGGCCGGCCAGCGCGTGCGCGATCTCGTGCAGCACCGTCTCGGTGACCTGCTCGGCCGAGTACAGCGCGACCAGCGGGCCGGACAGCCCGATCTCCTTGCGGGCGAACCGGCACACCCCGGCCCGGGTCTTGGCGTTGTCGAACACCAGCCGCCAGCCGCTGAGCCGGTGCCGGGTCATCAGATCGGTGGCGAGCAGCCTCGCCGCGGCCTGCTCCATCGCCGGCTCAGAACGTGACGTCGACGCCGACGCTCCGGCAGGCGCTGGTCAGGTCGGTGCTGGCCTGGTCGAACGTGCCGGCCCCGAGGGCCGCGACCGGATCGGTGCTCTTGGCCGCCTCGGCCGCCTCCGCCGCGAGCTGCCGCGCCGCCCGCACGACCGGGCTGGAGCTCGCGTCGAACGCCTCAGCGGTGACCTGCTGCGCCAGCTTGTTCAGGATGTTCTGGAAGAGCTCCGGCGTCGGGTCCTGCTTCGACTGGGAGGCATCGACCAGCTTGTCCTTCAGGTCCTGCCCGATCTTCTGTACGGACGAGCAGAGCTTGCGGTCGGCCGGCGTCGTCGAAGCGGCCGCCGACGAGGCCGGAGCGGCCGCCGGTGGGGCCGCGGAGTCGCCGCACGCGGCCAGCGCGAGCAGCGAGGCGACCGTCAGAGCGGCCGGGGAGAGACGAGAGAGCTGCACGAACGGCCACGCTAGCCGACATCGGCTGGAATTTCCCTGATGGGATGATCACAGCATGGCACAGGTGGTGACGGCCGACGGATTCCCGCTCGCGGTGCAGGTCAGCGGTCCGGCGGACGGCCCGGTGGCGCTGCTGCTGGCCGGTCAGGCCAACTCGCACGCCTGGTGGACCGGCCTGCGCGCGGCCTTCGAGACCCGTTTGCGGGTGGTCACCTTCGACTACCGCGGTACGGGTGACAGCCGAGGCCCCGTGGGTGACTGGACCACGGCGGGGTTCGCCGACGACGCGGCCGTGGTGCTGCGGTCGCTCGGCGCCGGGCCGGCCGCGGTCTACGGCACCTCGATGGGTGGGCGGGTCGCGCAGTTCCTCGCCGCGCGGCACCCCGGGCTTGTCGACCGGCTGGTGCTGGCCTGCACCTCACCGGGCGGCCGCAACGCCCGCGAGCGCACCCCCGAGGTGCGGCGCAGGCTGGCCGACCCCGACGACACCGCGCGGCTGCGGGCCCTGCGCGAGCTGTTCTACACCGACGCCTGGGCCGGCACCGGCCACCTGTTCGGCGACCCCACGATGAGTCCCGCGGAGAGCCGGGCCCACCTGCGGGCCAGCAACAAGCACGACGCCTGGGACGTGCTGCCGGAGATCCAGGCTCCCACCCTGGTGCTGCACGGCACGGACGACCACATGGTGCCCACGGCCAACGCGCCGCTGCTGGCCGGGCGCATCCCCGGTGCCACACTGCGGCTGCACGAGGGCGGCCGGCACGGCTTCTTCGACGAGTTCGCGGCGCAGATCACCCCGGAAATCCTCAGCTTTTTTGGTCCGTACGGGTGACGGTGACGCCCGGTCCGGGTAAGCCTCGGCGATTGGTCCGTGAAGGGAGGCGCCGTGTTCGGTAGCAAGCCGACGGTGGCTGATCAACTGGTCGAGGTGCTCGTGCAGGCCGGCGTGCGCCGGATCTACGGCATCGTGGGGGACAGCCTCAACGCGTTCAGCGACGCGATCCGCCGCAACGACGCCATCGAGTGGGTGCACGTGCACAACGAGGAGGCCGCTGCGTTCGCCGCCTCCGCCGAGGCCCAGCTCACCGGGCAGCTCGCGGTGTGCGCGGGCAGCTGCGGGCCGGGCAACACCCACCTCATCCAGGGGGTGTTCGACGCCCACCGGATGGGTGCGCCGGTGCTCGCCATCGCCTCGCACATCGCCTCCACCGAGATCGGCACCGGCTTCTTCCAGGAGACCGACCCCAAGCGGCTGTTCGAGCAGGCCAGCCACTGGGTCGAGATGCTCAGCGGGCCGAACCAGATGCCGCGGATGGCCCGGGTCGGCATCCAGCACGCCGTCGGGCTGCGCGGCGCCGCGGTGCTGGTGGTGCCCGGCGACGTGCTGGCGGCCAAGGCCGAGAACGACACCGGCACCGGCTCGTACGCGGCGGGCCGGGTGCTCGGCGCGCCCGCCCCCGAGGTGATCGACGAGCTGGCCGAGCGGATCAACGCCGCGGACAAGGTGGCCATCTTCGGTGGCATCGGTTGCGCCGGTTCCCGCGACGAGGTGCTCCAGCTGGCCGCGAAGCTGAACGCGCCGGTCGGGCACAGCCTGCGGGGCAAGGAGACGCTGCAGTACGACAACCCGTACGACGTGGGCATGTCGGGGCTGCTCGGCTACGGCGCGTGCTACGACGCCTGCCACGAGGCGGATCTGCTGCTGATGCTGGGCACCGACTTCCCGTACCGGCAGTTCCTGCCCCAGCAGAACACCATCCAGGTCGACATCGACCCGTCCCGCATCGGCCGGCGTACGCCGCTGGAGCTGGGCGTGGTCGGTGACGTCGGGGCCACGATCCGCGCGGTGCTGCCCAAGCTGGCACCCAAGGGCCGCGACTTCCTCGACCGGATGCTGCATGAGCATGTGGGCAAGCTCGAGCACGTCGTCGATGCGTACACCCACGGGGTCGAGGAGCTGACCCCGATCCACCCCGAGTACGTGGCGGCGGTGCTCGACGAGGAGGCCGCCCACGACGCGGTGTTCACTGCCGACACCGGGATGTGCAGCAGCTGGGCGGCCCGCTACATCACCATGAACGGCCGCCGCCGGCTGCTCGGCTCCTGGGTGCACGGCTCGATGGCCAACGCCCTGCCGCACGCCATCGGCGCCCAGCTGCTCGACCGGGACCGGCAGGTGATCGCCATGTCCGGCGATGGCGGGCTGGCGATGCTGCTCGGCGAGCTGCTCACCGTGCGCACCCACCAGCTGCCGGTCAAGGTGGTCGTCTTCAACAACTCCAGCCTGGGGATGGTCCGGCTGGAGATGATGGTGTCCGGCGACCCGGCCTTCGAGACCGACCACGACCAGGTCGACTTCGCCGCGATCGCGCGGGCCATGGGCTTCTTCACGGTACGGGTGGAGAAGCCGGCCGACCTGCGCGGCGCCCTGCGCACCGTGCTCGACCACGACGGCCCGGCCCTGCTCGACGTGATCACCGACCCGGTGGCGCTGGAGATCCCGCCGCACATCACCAAGGAGGAGACGGCGGGCTTCGCGCTGTCGATCGGCCGCACGGTGCTCGCCGGCGGGGTCGGCCAGATGCTTCACCTCGCGCGGGCGAACCTGCGTAACATCCCCCGGTGAGCAAACCCGTGCGGCTGGCCGTCCTCGACGTCGGCGCCAACACCCTGAACCTGCTGGTCACCAGCGCGGGCAACGCCGTGCCGCTGCCCGAACGCGCCTGGAAGACCGGCACCCGCCTGGCCGAACTGTCGAAACGCGACGGTGCCATCGCCCCGGCCGGCCGGCAACGGCTCATCACCGCGGTCACCCAGGCCGTCGCCGAGGCCCGCCGCGCCGGCGTGGACGAGGTCTTCGCGTACGCCACCGCGGTGGTGCGCGACGCCCCCAACCGCGACCGCGTGCTCGACGAGGTCGCCGACGCCACCGGCATCCGGCTGGGCCTGCTCACCGGCACCGAGGAGGCCCAGCTGACCTTTCTCGCGGCGCGCCGCTGGCTCGGCTGGCGGGCCGGGTCGCTGCTGCTGGCCGACATCGGCGGCGGCTCGCTCGAGGTGGCGGTCGGCCCGGACCGGTTGCCCGACGTGGCCCTCTCGCTGCCGCTGGGCGCCCGCGCGCTCACCCGGCAGTACCTCGGCCACCACGACCCGCCGCCGCCCCGGGCCGTCCGCGCGCTGCGCCACCACGTCCGCGAGCAGATCGGCCAGGTCGCCGCCCGGGCGGAGTGGGAGGCCGCCCGCACCCCGGTCGCCACCTCCAAGACCTTCCAGCAGCTGGCCCGCCTCACCGGCGCCCCGTCGCTGCGCCGCGGCCCGTTCGTCACCCGCCTGCTGCGCCGCCGGGAACTGCGCCCCTGGCTCGGCCGTCTCGCCACCATGCCGGTGAGCCACCGCGCCGGCCTGCCGGGCGTCTCCCCGCACCGCGCCCGGCAGATCCTCGCGGGCTCCATCGTGGCGTACGAACTGATGCGCCGCCTCGACCTCGAAGCCCTGCAGATCTGCCCCTGGGCGCTGCGCGAGGGCATCGTCCTGCGCCGCCTCGAAGCCGACCAGCCCGCCACCGACAACGCCGCCTGGGTGCGGCTGCGCCCGGCGGCGTCCTGAGATCATGGCTGATCCGTTCCTCGGGGCCCTGGCCGCAGTGCGGGCCGGCGACACCGTGACGGGCACCATCGCGGACGTCACACCGGCAAGGGCCACGGTGTGGCTCGACGGCTTCCCCGGCGACCCGATCGGCGTGATCGGCGCCCTGGACTGTTCGTGGCGTTCCTTCCGATCGCCCGCCGACCTCCTCCGGCCCGGCGACCGTGTCACCGCCGGCGTCATCGCCGTCGACCCCCGGCGGCGCCAGATCGCGCTCTCCCGCTCAGCGACCGAGAACCCCGGCCTGTGGGCCTTCCTCGCCGGGCTCCACGAAGGGCAACGCCTGGCCGGCACCGTAGCGGCCGTCGAGAGCTTCGGCGTCTTCGTAGCCCTGGACGACGGGCCGGGCCACCCCACCTTCCCGGGCGTCGGCTTCATCACCATGCCCGAGCTGTCCTGGCGTACGTTCCGGGACGTGTCCGAGATCGTCACCGTGGGACAGCGGATCACCGGCGAGTTCCTGACCTTCGACACCACCAACGGGGAGGCCCGCCTGTCCCTGCGCGCGACCCGGCCCGAGCCGTTCCGCGCCTTCGCCGGCAGCGTCCGGACCGGACAGAGCCTGCCCGGCACGGTCACGAAGCTGGCCCCGTTCGGGGTCTTCATCCGGGTCGCCGATGGCGTCGAAGGCCTTCTCCGCCTGCCCGCCGGTGATCAGGGTGCCGCCTTGCCGGTCGGTGCCGAGCTCGCCGTCACCGTCGTCGAGATCGACCTGCCCCGGCGCCGTCTCGTGCTCTCCCGCACCCACCCGGCCCCACGCGCGGGTTGATCGGCCCGCACCCACCCGGCCCACGCGAGTTGATCGCCCGTGCCCCGTCCAGCCCCACGCGCGGGTTGATCGGCCCGCACTCACCCGGCCCCACGCGCGGGTTGATCGGCCCGCACTCACCCGGCCCCACGCGCGGGTTGATCGGCCCGTGCCTCGTCCGGCCCCGCGCGGGCGGGTCGATCGGGTCCGCAGTCGCCCCGGCTCCGCGCGGGCGGGTTGATCCGGCCGGGGGCGGACCGCCCGCGCAGGGTTGATCCGGGGTCTGCGGCAGACCGTCAGCGTTGCTCGACCACCGGGCAGCGACGGCAGCGGACGGCCGGGTCGCCGAGCCGGTCGAGGTGGACGCTGATCTCCTCGTTCTCGTAGAAACCGGGCGGGCACAGCTCGCGGGCCTTCTCGAAGTGCGTGCGCGCGCCGCGCAGGTCGCCCTTGAGCAGATCGGCGTGGGCCAGGCCCTGGTGGGCGCGGGTCTCGTAGCGGGCGATGCGGTGCTCGCGGGCGAGGTCGAGGGTACGGTCGAAGACGGCGACGGC includes:
- a CDS encoding tetratricopeptide repeat protein, which translates into the protein MIRHHWQTGRSARTGIVADSHRALRGPYTGLGTVLRLLVPQAGEDRPELVRHHLTEILSAAPELRGRIDAAPETLTSLAVPEERTRIYPANRTRRLAHGATEFLIRYAGTTPLEITFARVDQADPTDQEFLAILLRRADPGRVHVTVETDGTGLLPELAAALDRYAERLPDGPAPAGGDDRDADQLLRAYVEADGTSTDPAERAAYERADPQLRRALHDARAAALRERDEYSLELGAIPWHLEHGSDPAGAGADALYEAARHCGAMGYYHAVIDYGTRGRALVDPDTQMRLFWLLSTRASSAMVVLGRTTEAEPTYLDLRSRYSDPELQMSTGYALAMLYTRFHPDAIKDHHLARGYINNSIAIASLLPDLEKRAFHSVFQNNGLALIEMRLGRVPAALRLVDEGLRRLDQELPGDKHRLHRSVLVHNRGKAYLALGRLAEALADLSKVIELDPNYADYYFDRADARRRLGDITGAIADCDTAISLSPPFYELYYNRADLRAELGDSAGAISDFGYVVELEPDQLDARVNVISLLLDEGAPQRARGYVEEGLELHPDEPRLLHLRGLLALADGQPGAARESFDRALAADPALVAALASRATLAFDSGDPDTAVRDLTAALDVEPDNPDLLYNRGFVHEAARRWAAAEQDYTRALELPGADRDELLERQARCRTELIGTGGPALEPIPAGQSGPATR
- a CDS encoding flavoprotein — translated: MQNDALSMIICGSSAAMASSGYLSWLRQEIDLPLRVLLTASAERFVQPSSIAWYADEVFTSTDASLNPTEFAKRSLGIVVLPATANTIAAAALGLAGSPAQTALLAGDRPALFFPSMNKSMWVKRTTRQHVETLRADGHTVVEPQERVIFELWQRENAVGIAMPPPDAVAQLIIGWLEGGLADADADAVEAGVSEPAAPR
- a CDS encoding pyruvate dehydrogenase, whose protein sequence is MFGSKPTVADQLVEVLVQAGVRRIYGIVGDSLNAFSDAIRRNDAIEWVHVHNEEAAAFAASAEAQLTGQLAVCAGSCGPGNTHLIQGVFDAHRMGAPVLAIASHIASTEIGTGFFQETDPKRLFEQASHWVEMLSGPNQMPRMARVGIQHAVGLRGAAVLVVPGDVLAAKAENDTGTGSYAAGRVLGAPAPEVIDELAERINAADKVAIFGGIGCAGSRDEVLQLAAKLNAPVGHSLRGKETLQYDNPYDVGMSGLLGYGACYDACHEADLLLMLGTDFPYRQFLPQQNTIQVDIDPSRIGRRTPLELGVVGDVGATIRAVLPKLAPKGRDFLDRMLHEHVGKLEHVVDAYTHGVEELTPIHPEYVAAVLDEEAAHDAVFTADTGMCSSWAARYITMNGRRRLLGSWVHGSMANALPHAIGAQLLDRDRQVIAMSGDGGLAMLLGELLTVRTHQLPVKVVVFNNSSLGMVRLEMMVSGDPAFETDHDQVDFAAIARAMGFFTVRVEKPADLRGALRTVLDHDGPALLDVITDPVALEIPPHITKEETAGFALSIGRTVLAGGVGQMLHLARANLRNIPR
- a CDS encoding alpha/beta fold hydrolase, producing MAQVVTADGFPLAVQVSGPADGPVALLLAGQANSHAWWTGLRAAFETRLRVVTFDYRGTGDSRGPVGDWTTAGFADDAAVVLRSLGAGPAAVYGTSMGGRVAQFLAARHPGLVDRLVLACTSPGGRNARERTPEVRRRLADPDDTARLRALRELFYTDAWAGTGHLFGDPTMSPAESRAHLRASNKHDAWDVLPEIQAPTLVLHGTDDHMVPTANAPLLAGRIPGATLRLHEGGRHGFFDEFAAQITPEILSFFGPYG
- a CDS encoding flavin reductase family protein — translated: MTTAAWSVTEGAELRTFMRSWATGVAVVTGAVAGRAAGCTVNAFTSVSLDPPLLLVSLATTSRTLAAVETTGVFGVNLLTRRQARLADRFAAPLPDRFAGVAHRMVDGVPVLDGALAAATCTVARTIAVADHVLVLGTPVRVGLRTDADPAVLFGGGYRAVDRLGLGDEPGGVPA
- a CDS encoding SprT-like domain-containing protein; the protein is MEQAAARLLATDLMTRHRLSGWRLVFDNAKTRAGVCRFARKEIGLSGPLVALYSAEQVTETVLHEIAHALAGPRHGHDRVWQATARRIGCSGERCMPVDAPSVEGSWVGVCPVGHRTTAHRRPIRVKSCRTCSRGFSPAAIYTWTHDGGPAPMDPRYAAELARIRAGRPVSPPVPLQVGERVRLTGTGKYADLTGTVVKRGRTRYQVQTRAGLLSVSFTAVQRAR